The following nucleotide sequence is from Pagrus major chromosome 13, Pma_NU_1.0.
cATGTCTCTGTGAGGGGCTGCTGTCTTCCTAAGCCTGTCCATCACAATAAGCCTTTTGATGgaggaaaaaagcaaaagaaggGGGAAGGGGTACGTAAAGTAACTTGAAAGGGGGATGGAATTTGAAAAAGCACCTGTAATCTGTCTCTGGGGCCggtaagaaaaaagaaaggtgtGTGTTGTCTCACAgattttagtgtgtttgtgtgactccTCATTGATAGGGAGCCGTGTAGGACACGACAAGCTCCCATtcagctgtgcatgtgtgtcaggcCACAAACAGCCTCTATAACATCAAGGACAAGTCAATTAGAAAAGGATTAAGGGATTGAGATGCGTGAGCGCCCTCAGACTCTCCTGACACACCGAAGGGGCAATCGGACAGGAAAGTGAGAAGCTTGTCTGCGCGTCTGAGCGAGCAGACAAACAACAGAGCCGACTGAGTGTGCTCTAATATCAGTTTCCACAGGGCAGGGATGGGGGGGCAGGCCTGACACTGAGGCTAAATGCTGTTTTGATTGAGGGCTTGAATTGTGCCCGTGCAAGCAGAAGAGACTGTCATTAAAAAGTAAGTAGGTTTATTCTTTTGTTCAGTCGGAACACATTCTCCATATTATTTATGACAGTTTCAAGCATTACAACCTGACAATCTCATACACTTGGACATCATAAGTAAACTCGATTGGTCATGAACAACTTGATGCTTCATATATGGGTTTGCATTCAGTACGATATAAACTTTGCAATacataaataacaataactgtgCGTCTCATATCAATATACACATTCAGTACATAAATACATGTGTACAATGACACAGCATAGAAATATAACTTGATGCCGTATGAAACAATGGAAAATATACAGATTCCTTGCTCGATCATCACAGTAAATCTTGCTGGGAAAATTGCACAGATCTCTCACTAGAATACATAACGAGTCCTCCTGAATAAATGAGCGAGAACTCAGTGGGGTGTAATTCACAGTCGATAACATTCAGTGCATTCCGAGACCCTGTTAATACAAGCCATGAACACAGTCACGTGCTCTCAAGATGAGCTCAGTGAACTTCACGGGTCAAAAATGGGGAAATGGAGTGCCTGAGGTGTGTGTTATGGATTTGGCAAGCGCGGTTTTGTGTGTGCAGCGTCACTCCAGCAACCTGTACATGTAGCTCATGATAAAACATCTTGCACGATCGACACATGCAACAGATTCATGCAGGTATTTGCGATGCATGAAAATAATGAGTttgaaaaagtgacattttctaTGCTGGTTGTTGCTGTCTCCTCACGCTTGCAGatgctccctcctcctcctcctgaaaaCCAAGCTCGCTCTGTGACCCGCCATTAGCGTTAGCATCTCTACCTCTTCATCTTTGTCTCAGGTGTCAGTAGCCTCTGACTCTGGGAGGAGAAagactgcagctctgctctcagATCAGCTTGCAGTTGTTCCTGCAGAGACCTCACACCTCTCGCCCTCTCCTTCTTTCCccaaacagctgctgactgaGTGGCTGTGCGGGGTTCACCTGACGGCCGCACTCTGGGCTCCTAGACTTAGAGAGAAAAGCCAAACTGCTGACTCCTTTGACCGCTGACTTTGAAATAGAGCTCATCTTTTGTGACTCAGTTCTGCTATTAATAGCTCAATGCTGTTCACATGCCCCACTGAGAACGACGCGTCACGTGCCAGGTCATGGGGCTGACATCGGCACTCAGAGCGCAAACCGTTGGCCACATTAGCGGAGACTAAATTTACCTGACATTGGACAAGGCGGATGAGGTCTAAAGTGTACACAGGGGTGTGCTGGTTTTTAGAGAATGATTATTGAAAAATTAGGGCATGACTAAGGGATCTGGTGATTGAGTTTTAATACAGTTGTCACTTTGAGTGCTTGGTAACCTGCTTTATGGCACATTCATAATGCTGAAATAAGACCTACTACTTCACTAGGCATGCATGAATGCTGGTCAAACCCTCACAGCACCTTTCGTAAGGCATTCCTCGGACGCCTTTGTCATCTGTGTTGTAAGGGAGGAACACCGGGTGAGTCATGCCTGCACTGCGACGTGGTCGATCATCCTAGCCACCATGCGATGACGATGTTACAAACAAGGGTTTTGATAGAGAACTTATTGTGTTCTTGGATGTCGCAGTGCAGCATGGGATGCCCCGCTCTAGTTGGGTTGGGACAGTCCCAAGGCCGTGACGATAGCGGCCACAAGGAAGGCAGAGCTGGCCAGGATCACCGTGCCTCCCGACCGGAACACCTGCCGACCGTTCAGGGGCTGGACCGGCCTGAAGGTGCCCACCATCGCCTTCCCGTCGTGGAACTTGAGCTCAGAGAACGCACGCAGCTGCAGGGACAGAAGACAAACAGTCATGTTAGCTTCCGGGTTCTGGAAAGACCAAGGTGTGCAATCTGAATCTGTGAATGTAGCGTTTTTGTCTGAACTTGTACAACAGTAACTGGACGTAGCTAAATATTCATATGATATATATTCATGTATTGGGATcaatattgtactttacttgagtatttcaaatTTTTATGGTACTTGTCACATTTCAGGTGTCTATGAGTTGCTAGCAGTTCCATCAAAGAAACAATTCCCCTTTAAAATCTTCACAAAGTGGTCAAATTGTCcaatattttacaaaacatgttatagaaaaaacaacaactttgttttgtctttttcaataTCTCAGTAATTATCTCACAACTATTTACAGTAGGATTGTTGCATTGGTGGttttgcttaaaggtgcaatttgtcaACTAGAGTGgccgacaactgctgctctttgcctAGACAGCATAATAGtccatattcacatggcggaCATTTTCCTCAGGGTGGAAAGCTGGAATGCTGGGATAacgttatgctgctgtgttccaggtcgCAAACAGTACAAAAGGATTCTGACACATTGTTCTCATTTCACATTGATCAGCCACTGAACAGATGATTtatagtgaaaatctgaagggacatcaggccatatttcgaggtaaaacaacacatttgctAACCCTTTAGCTAATATTAGCTTTCAACCACTTCCTTGTGAACATGGTCTATGTAagactttgttttttggttCATATATAGTACACTAAAGGCAAAGCACTTGTTGCTCACATAAATCTTTCAGCAGCTATCAGACTAAtagataatgttagttcattttttaaatggtttaaacTAAAATTGTGGCCAAATCTAACAAACACCTTtctcaacattttaaatgaaaaaaaaaaaaaatgtgaaaaacataaGTCCTTTAAATGTTCTGGTCTTAATCCTAACCTGATCCATGCTCAGGGGGATGGGGTTCTCGAACAGGGTCCAGATCACAGCCTCAGTGCATCCTGGGGTGGTCAGAGAGCCCTTATAGCGATAATAGGAGGTCATATTCTGCTCAGATGGGATCAGCTGTGCCAGCGAGATGGGATTCAGAGATGTGTTGCCAtctgaaaacaggaaatataaaatatgagaTGTTAGCAACAGTGCTCTGtagctacagtatgtgttgaGTTGGTTATATTGAACTTCAGCACTTACTTGTagctttgatattttttagaGCGCTGACGATGGGGTCATACTTTCGGTTTCCACTGTTGGACacctgaaaatggaaatatacaCATTTcagcactgttttgtttttttcatcttgagATCTACTCTGAAATAGCAGTTTAATGTCATCAGTAGAGGACTGAAAATGGTTACCTCGTAGAAAAACCCAAGGACTGCAACTCCCTCTGGGTCTGATAGTGCTGTTGTCAGATCAGTGTAGTGGTGCTTCATGTGAACAATGTGTAACTGTAGAGAAAATATCACAGATGTTAAGAGTTGTTTACAATTCGTGTAGAAGAGTTTATGGCTGTCTCATCATTTGAAGAGAACATTTCATGCTCTAACAACAGAAGCAGATATCAGTTCAACTCTCAATCAAAACTGTTTCTAAAGGACT
It contains:
- the ca4a gene encoding LOW QUALITY PROTEIN: carbonic anhydrase 4a (The sequence of the model RefSeq protein was modified relative to this genomic sequence to represent the inferred CDS: inserted 1 base in 1 codon); this encodes MRSHXAKTSHCVAFPPPTHRRSRMQRLVLPVLLASFWTICTGAGDWCYQSQFTCDHQCNVPEKWNHANSNCGGKYQSPINVVTRKTLKDERLTPFKFDNYQQIFRETIKNNGHSVQVGVPHLSTISGGGLPTTYKAVQFHLHWGTNGGPGSEHTIDGEQYPMELHIVHMKHHYTDLTTALSDPEGVAVLGFFYEVSNSGNRKYDPIVSALKNIKATNGNTSLNPISLAQLIPSEQNMTSYYRYKGSLTTPGCTEAVIWTLFENPIPLSMDQLRAFSELKFHDGKAMVGTFRPVQPLNGRQVFRSGGTVILASSAFLVAAIVTALGLSQPN